The Methyloceanibacter stevinii sequence CCTTGTCAAACACCTCAATTAGTAAGGAGAACCCGATGTCGATTAGTGCTGAACGCAAGCAAGAGCTTATTCAGGAATACGCGACGAAGGCAGACGATACCGGATCCCCGGAAGTCCAGGTCGCCATTCTCACCGAGCGCATCAGCAACCTCACCGAGCACTTCAAGACGCACGGTAAGGACAACCATTCGCGTCGCGGGCTGTTGAAAATGGTCAGCCAGCGCCGCCGCCTGCTCGACTACGTGAAAGCGTCAGACGAAGAACGGTACAAGAAGCTCATCGGCCGGCTCGGAATTCGCCGGTAGCATCCTCGCCGCATGCCGCGGCGTGCGTGGGAGCTTCCACATTTATGCACGGGCTCGTCCCATCGCCACCGGGCGGCGGGACGGCCTATTCTTTCCCTACCGAATGGGACACACACATGTTCAATAAACACACTGTAGAAATTGAATGGGCCCGGCGCCCGCTCAAACTCGAGGCTGGGCGCGTCGCGCGCCAGGCCGACGGCGCCGTCCTCGCGACTTATGGCGATACTTGCGTTCTTGCGACGGTTGTCGCCGCAAAAGAAGCACGGCCCGGAATCGACTTCTTTCCTTTGACCGTGAACTACCAAGAGAAGACGTTCGCCGCCGGTAAGATTCCCGGCGGTTATTTTAAGCGCGAAGGGCGTCCGACTGAGAAGGAAACCCTCACCTCGCGCCTGATCGATCGTCCGATCCGCCCGCTTTTCGCCAAGGGCTTCAAGAACGACACCCAGGTCATCACCACCGTGCTCTCGCACGACATGGAGAACGACCCCGACATCGTGGCCATGGTCGCCGCCTCCGCGGCGCTGACCCTTTCG is a genomic window containing:
- the rpsO gene encoding 30S ribosomal protein S15; this encodes MSISAERKQELIQEYATKADDTGSPEVQVAILTERISNLTEHFKTHGKDNHSRRGLLKMVSQRRRLLDYVKASDEERYKKLIGRLGIRR